Proteins from a genomic interval of Leishmania braziliensis MHOM/BR/75/M2904 complete genome, chromosome 24:
- a CDS encoding amastin-like surface protein-like protein encodes MGLLPPFVGALLFSAIQFLVLLFVVIATPISQIDSMTSKMCYTLWGSKSDCSKVGYTGRGKMAFGGCGQRVNNMNGGAAFAIISILTTLVALFFGIMMLIRVSCPVILPLFFTSVSVVTILISWACVAGAFTIKMCGDRWSNFAMKYGPGFGLMVTAWCLQIANVVVLSIISFG; translated from the coding sequence ATGGGTCTCCTTCCCCCGTTCGTAggcgccctcctcttcagcgcCATCCAGTTCCTAGTGCTGCTGTTTGTGGTCATCGCCACCCCCATCTCCCAAATCGATTCCATGACCTCAAAGATGTGCTATACCCTTTGGGGCTCCAAGTCTGACTGCAGCAAGGTGGGCTACACGGGCAGGGGCAAGATGGCGTTCGGCGGCTGTGGCCAGCGTGTCAACAACATGAACGGtggcgccgccttcgccatcATCTCCATTCTCACGACTTTGGTGGCGCTCTTCTTCGGGATTATGATGCTGATCCGCGTTTCCTGCCCGGTCATCCTCCCGTTGTTCTTCACCTCCGTCTCGGTCGTGACGATCCTGATCAGCTGGGCTTGCGTGGCCGGCGCATTCACCATCAAAATGTGCGGCGATCGGTGGAGCAATTTTGCCATGAAATACGGCCCGGGCTTTGGGCTTATGGTAACAGCGTGGTGCCTTCAGATTGCCAacgtggtggtgctcagCATCATTTCCTTCGGCTAA
- a CDS encoding amastin-like surface protein-like protein — MGLLPPFVGALLFSAIQFLVLLFVVIATPISQIDSMTSKMCYTLWGSKSDCSKVGYTGRGKMAFGGCGQRVNNMNGGAAFAIISILTTLVALFFGIMMLIRVSCPVILPLFFTSVSVVTILISWACVAGAFTIKMCGMKWSKFALKYGPGFWLMIAAMCLQVLNVLVLVFISFF; from the coding sequence ATGGGTCTCCTTCCCCCGTTCGTAggcgccctcctcttcagcgcCATCCAGTTCCTAGTGCTGCTGTTTGTGGTCATCGCCACCCCCATCTCCCAAATCGATTCCATGACCTCAAAGATGTGCTATACCCTTTGGGGCTCCAAGTCTGACTGCAGCAAGGTGGGCTACACGGGCAGGGGCAAGATGGCGTTCGGCGGCTGTGGCCAGCGTGTCAACAACATGAACGGtggcgccgccttcgccatcATCTCCATTCTCACGACTTTGGTGGCGCTCTTCTTCGGGATTATGATGCTGATCCGCGTTTCCTGCCCGGTCATCCTCCCGTTGTTCTTCACCTCCGTCTCGGTCGTGACGATCCTGATCAGCTGGGCTTGCGTGGCCGGCGCATTCACCATCAAAATGTGCGGCATGAAGTGGAGCAAATTTGCCTTGAAATACGGTCCGGGCTTTTGGCTCATGATCGCGGCCATGTGTCTCCAGGTTCTCAACGTCCTCGTGTTGGTGTTCATATCCTTTTTCTAA
- the CYP8 gene encoding putative cyclophilin 8, which yields MTALKSPQPISKSLVFPIFVNTHPYSAFSELEKRQLGVCPAPQLTMPPRKAAAKVKPHISDSTDVDLQNCLLRIDKGTDVYGMLVIELESGRSPKACELIAQNIPGSNTTDKSRGKQGVYRNCRFLRLTKEGIQTGEVIPAAKSVPAAELEGELGRVPHCYGAVSLCRSSASFDGSQFFICLTRDSAELDHLNKKYVCFGRVVEGQDILAALQSDLAEYSGDMGLLSEDCPYMMMELTYALM from the coding sequence ATGACCGCATTGAAGTCTCCTCAGCCTATATCGAAATCGCTCGTTTTTCCCATTTTCGTGAACACTCACCCATACTCTGCTTTCTCAGAATTGGAGAAAAGACAACTTGGCGTGTGTCCTGCACCTCAGCTAACAATGCCACCGAGAAAGGCTGCAGCGAAGGTGAAGCCACATATCTCTGATAGTACTGATGTCGATCTCCAGAACTGTTTGTTGCGCATCGACAAGGGCACCGATGTTTATGGGATGCTAGTGATTGAGCTGGAGAGTGGGCGCTCCCCCAAGGCATGCGAGCTGATTGCTCAAAATATTCCTGGGTCAAACACAACCGACAAGAGTCGCGGAAAGCAGGGTGTTTACAGAAACTGTCGTTTTTTGCGTCTGACTAAAGAAGGAATTCAGACTGGCGAAGTTATCCCAGCTGCAAAATCTGTTCCTGCAGCCGAGCTGGAGGGCGAGCTAGGTCGTGTGCCACACTGCTACGGCGCAGTATCGCTGTGTCGCAGTTCTGCCTCTTTTGATGGGTCACAGTTTTTCATCTGTCTCACCAGAGATTCCGCGGAGCTCGATCACTTAAACAAGAAATACGTCTGCTTCGGACGCGTTGTCGAGGGACAGGATATCTTGGCAGCTTTGCAGAGTGATTTAGCCGAGTATTCTGGAGACATGGGCCTGCTCAGCGAGGACTGTCCCTACATGATGATGGAGCTTACCTACGCATTGATGTAA
- a CDS encoding putative translation initiation factor IF-2 has translation MRNRAACYFHATGVALRTRREGALFLLPSVLDSKTFAKLVNRQGAKLELQLYEEITSASPHLNSRAFLEQAKEQARDLCLPLTTLKREEVEATIAQRYKLTDDRLATCLVPYQLGANILLSRLPPKVRDESLRELKSEEAARQSGSPVAPSKWIQWYEADVYASTGRRYLERVSTRRQRRIPVFAVMGHVNHGKTALLDALQGSHIGAEEPHHITQSVRAFTIPRPGADKDLFTFIDTPGHRIFVETRFHVHLIADVIVLVISVAEGIESQTHETIKVALNVDKPVIVVLNKLDLLSDAFSAEKAVRCILAELYSIGLDVHLLQREKDVEALATEVSTTCCSSCDSILTNLRPQAEYFAPMKTVDPAYKGSKRYPQVQLLRKSYGVCVSVATGAHISLLWRLLQFCRDCAPPTCRSNSIGHTEHNATVQAVVLESSKHLFDEEGFRLNRKRQQIQRYIDLKQQKFTSEFEKRSPRSILNSTFNSVKTQSTRQNRTSTSSLVITAIVQEGVLTEGMHFIADQAEGQVHALVDYWGNRVEKAYPGMAVTLIDRSSMSGCPGAGIHVLSMTDLASRVRVQAYRQRLQWYVEVFTTKLHYLRPRGMDVSFAHLGDYGQLGIADSLECQLLYGPPQKPSEEQRRPEALPPGTSASSESIGAYLAERNRESESSGLQVSLVGSVALPDGVTKRLTQVIMSKDNEEVLQATWQSVQLRRQLTSQKEYEEYVAQCVQVGVLIKVDSWHTARMLHREISRLGTRKVYFQVVGARFGPLQVNDLLYFMQAVKIIVCFRTPLSASSDLDSYIENANLWVLQTDHFSDVVLFMKWCAVAAHKEKVLDGNDGDIDHSDASDPRPQIVVESKKPETGSGAPKESKSQRRRLLLYDVDNDDDEFWRT, from the coding sequence ATGCGAAACCGCGCTGCCTGCTACTTCCATGCAACAGGAGTTGCTCTGCGGACGCGCCGCGAAGGCGCCCTGTTTCTACTACCGTCAGTGTTAGACTCCAAGACTTTTGCCAAGCTGGTGAACCGTCAGGGAGCAAAACTAGAGCTTCAGCTTTACGAGGAAATAACGAGCGCCTCACCGCACCTGAATTCCCGTGCCTTTCTCGAGCAGGCgaaggagcaggcacgcgaCTTGTGCTTGCCGCTCACCACACtgaaaagggaggaggtcgAGGCCACTATTGCGCAGAGGTACAAACTCACAGATGATCGACTTGCCACATGCTTAGTTCCCTACCAGCTCGGGGCCAACATCCTCCTCTCACGTCTACCTCCCAAGGTTAGGGATGAATCTCTTCGGGAGCTAAAGTctgaagaagcagcgcgGCAGAGTGGGTCTCCTGTTGCACCAAGCAAGTGGATTCAGTGGTATGAGGCTGACGTTTACGCTTCAACAGGAAGGAGGTACTTGGAGCGCGTCAGCACCCGTCGACAGCGTCGCATTCCTGTTTTCGCTGTCATGGGACACGTGAATCACGGTAAGACTGCCCTACTCGATGCCTTGCAGGGGTCGCACATCGGCGCTGAAGAGCCGCATCACATCACGCAGTCCGTTCGGGCCTTCACGATACCAAGGCCAGGCGCCGACAAAGATCTTTTCACCTTCATTGACACTCCGGGGCACCGCATTTTTGTCGAAACACGGTTTCACGTGCACCTGATCGCTGACGTCATCGTGTTGGTCATTTCCGTTGCCGAAGGAATCGAAAGTCAAACTCACGAGACAATCAAGGTAGCCCTCAACGTTGACAAGCCAGTGATCGTAGTCTTGAACAAGCTTGATCTCTTGTCCGACGCGTTCTCTGCCGAGAAGGCAGTGCGGTGCATCCTGGCGGAGTTGTACTCTATCGGGCTCGACGTTCACCTGCtgcagagggagaaagatgtTGAGGCCTTGGCGACCGAGGTGTCGACTACTTGTTGCAGTAGCTGCGACAGCATTCTCACAAATCTGCGTCCACAAGCTGAGTACTTTGCACCGATGAAGACGGTCGATCCGGCGTATAAGGGAAGCAAGCGATACCCACAGGTACAGCTGCTACGCAAATCCTACGGAGTGTGTGTTTCAGTGGCAACCGGAGCTCATATTTCCCTCCTGTGGCGCCTTCTGCAATTCTGTCGAGATTGCGCGCCTCCAACGTGTCGAAGCAACTCCATTGGCCACACGGAGCACAATGCCACCGTTCAAGCAGTCGTGTTAGAGTCGTCCAAACACTTGTTCGACGAAGAGGGCTTTCGACTGAACCGCAAGCGCCAGCAGATCCAGCGGTACATCGATCTGAAGCAGCAAAAATTCACAAGCGAGTTTGAGAAGCGAAGTCCTCGGTCGATCCTCAATTCCACATTTAACAGCGTCAAAACGCAGTCTACACGCCAGAATCGGACCAGCACGTCGTCCCTGGTGATCACTGCCATCGTCCAGGAGGGCGTCCTCACAGAGGGAATGCACTTTATTGCCGATCAGGCGGAGGGTCAGGTACACGCATTGGTCGATTACTGGGGCAACCGTGTGGAGAAGGCGTACCCCGGTATGGCCGTCACGCTTATCGACAGGAGCAGCATGAGCGGGTGCCCCGGTGCTGGAATCCATGTACTGTCTATGACAGACCTCGCTTCGCGCGTGCGGGTACAGGCGTACCGCCAACGACTGCAGTGGTACGTTGAGGTTTTCACGACAAAGTTGCACTACCTCCGCCCACGGGGGATGGACGTGTCTTTCGCTCATCTGGGCGACTACGGCCAACTCGGCATCGCCGACTCGCTTGAATGCCAACTTCTGTACGGACCGCCGCAAAAGCCCTCCGAGGAGCAGAGGCGACCGGAGGCACTGCCGCCAGGGACATCGGCGAGCTCTGAGTCCATTGGTGCGTACCTTGCTGAGAGAAACCGAGAGTCTGAATCGAGCGGACTCCAAGTTTCCTTGGTGGGGTCTGTTGCGCTCCCAGACGGTGTGACGAAGCGCTTGACGCAGGTAATCATGAGCAAAGATAATGAAGAGGTACTCCAGGCCACGTGGCAGagtgtgcagctgcggcgacaGCTCACGTCCCAGAAGGAGTACGAGGAGTATGTTGCACAGTGTGTGCAGGTAGGTGTCTTAATCAAGGTTGATTCGTGGCACACCGCCCGCATGCTACACCGTGAGATCTCCCGGCTGGGCACACGCAAGGTTTATTTTCAAGTCGTCGGTGCGCGTTTCGGTCCTCTGCAGGTGAACGACCTTCTTTACTTCATGCAGGCTGTGAAGATCATCGTGTGCTTCCGCACGCCTCTTTCCGCGTCTAGCGACCTGGACAGTTACATCGAGAATGCCAACTTGTGGGTACTCCAGACGGATCACTTTTCTGACGTGGTTCTCTTCATGAAGTGgtgcgccgtggcggcgcatAAGGAGAAGGTGCTTGACGGAAATGACGGCGACATCGACCACAGTGACGCGTCGGACCCTCGTCCTCAAATCGTTGTGGAGTCGAAGAAGCCGGAGACGGGCAGTGGAGCGCCGAAGGAATCCAAGTcacagaggcggcggcttctCCTGTACGATGTCGACAACGACGATGATGAGTTTTGGCGCACATAG